In Desulfobacterales bacterium, the following are encoded in one genomic region:
- a CDS encoding NAD(P)H-dependent oxidoreductase translates to MFIVGLQGSPRRKGNTSHLLSLCMAEAARAGGLTHTVEVDKGHILPCKEYLVCDKKGYCPIEDDMKHEIYALLRRADIVLMASPVFFYNVTAQLKALIDRCQTFWARKYRLKLRDPGAGARKGAMLAVAATRGKNLFEAIDLTAKYFFDALDATYEGSLTYRDVEHAKDMATHPTVTADVKEFMARILKPFIGRKRILFACRENACRSQMAGAYAKALAADRLEVLTGGSEPAKTVNPEMLNAMAEDGIDLYFRTPQSIETAMQEAMPELVITMGCGESCPFIPGAKRIDWDLPDPAGKSPEFMRQTRDEIKKRVVKLIAEL, encoded by the coding sequence ATGTTTATCGTGGGTTTACAGGGCAGCCCCCGGCGCAAGGGAAACACCAGTCACTTATTGTCTCTGTGCATGGCGGAAGCCGCTCGCGCGGGCGGCTTGACCCATACCGTCGAGGTCGATAAAGGGCATATTCTGCCCTGCAAGGAATATCTCGTTTGCGATAAAAAAGGGTATTGCCCCATCGAAGATGATATGAAACATGAGATCTATGCCCTGCTCCGCCGGGCCGATATCGTTCTCATGGCGTCTCCTGTCTTCTTTTATAATGTAACCGCTCAACTTAAAGCGCTCATTGATCGCTGCCAGACCTTCTGGGCAAGAAAATACCGGCTAAAGCTTAGAGATCCGGGCGCCGGTGCGCGTAAGGGCGCCATGCTTGCCGTTGCGGCCACCCGGGGAAAAAATTTATTTGAAGCGATCGATCTCACGGCAAAATACTTCTTTGACGCCTTGGACGCCACTTACGAGGGCAGCCTGACTTACAGGGATGTGGAGCATGCCAAGGACATGGCAACCCACCCCACGGTGACTGCGGATGTCAAGGAATTCATGGCGCGGATATTAAAGCCGTTTATCGGCCGCAAACGCATCCTGTTTGCCTGCAGGGAAAATGCCTGCCGAAGCCAAATGGCCGGCGCCTATGCGAAAGCATTGGCGGCCGACCGCCTCGAGGTACTGACCGGCGGCAGTGAACCGGCGAAGACAGTCAACCCGGAAATGCTCAACGCCATGGCGGAGGACGGCATCGATTTGTATTTCCGGACCCCTCAATCCATCGAGACGGCCATGCAAGAAGCCATGCCAGAGCTGGTCATCACCATGGGCTGCGGCGAGAGCTGTCCGTTCATTCCCGGCGCGAAGCGGATCGATTGGGATCTGCCGGATCCCGCGGGTAAATCCCCGGAATTCATGCGGCAAACACGGGATGAAATCAAAAAAAGAGTTGTCAAACTAATTGCCGAACTATAA
- a CDS encoding TusE/DsrC/DsvC family sulfur relay protein → MPEVEFQGEKFGVDEDGFIDDFTKWTTGWVQYVKKEEGIDEMTEEHWKVINVLQDYYKKNGIAPMVRVLSKVTGFKLKHIYELFPSGPGKGACKMAGLPKPTGCV, encoded by the coding sequence ATGCCAGAAGTCGAATTTCAGGGAGAAAAATTTGGGGTTGATGAGGACGGTTTCATCGACGACTTTACAAAATGGACGACGGGATGGGTACAGTATGTAAAAAAGGAAGAAGGCATTGATGAAATGACCGAAGAGCATTGGAAGGTCATCAATGTGTTGCAGGATTATTACAAGAAAAACGGTATTGCCCCCATGGTTCGCGTTCTTTCAAAGGTAACCGGTTTTAAACTCAAACACATTTATGAACTGTTTCCGTCAGGCCCCGGCAAGGGAGCCTGTAAAATGGCCGGTCTACCGAAACCGACCGGGTGTGTGTAA
- a CDS encoding desulfoferrodoxin, giving the protein MATRHEVYKCEVCGNIVEVTTGGGGELVCCGESMKLMVENTVDAAKEKHIPVIVTMADGVTVKVGTVAHPMEAKHYIEWIEIIADGKSYKQFLKPGDAAEATFKIEAKQVTARAYCNLHGLWKG; this is encoded by the coding sequence ATGGCGACAAGACACGAAGTATACAAATGCGAGGTATGCGGCAATATCGTGGAAGTAACCACCGGTGGCGGCGGTGAACTCGTTTGCTGCGGTGAAAGCATGAAGTTGATGGTTGAAAACACGGTTGATGCGGCCAAGGAAAAACACATTCCCGTCATCGTCACGATGGCCGATGGCGTCACCGTGAAGGTCGGCACCGTGGCCCATCCCATGGAAGCCAAGCACTATATTGAATGGATTGAAATTATTGCCGACGGGAAATCCTACAAGCAGTTTCTGAAACCGGGGGATGCGGCGGAAGCAACCTTCAAGATAGAGGCCAAACAGGTAACGGCCCGCGCTTATTGCAACTTGCATGGTCTTTGGAAAGGATAA
- a CDS encoding TIGR04282 family arsenosugar biosynthesis glycosyltransferase, which translates to MSPFEAVLVFLRAPTLGKVKTRLAKHLGDPLALRLYRRFVTDTLETVNTLKLPVRICFDPPGEESVLKAWLGETYEYWPQSNGHLGQKMAAAFERAFDAGMKRVLLIGTDIPDLPGRFLLEALNALSSRAAVIGPAEDGGYYLIGFCATGYLPAIFEALPWGSGEVLAKTLAIFQNHHRTVHMLPTWRDIDDDEDLIAFLKRNHVNKTPDTLGA; encoded by the coding sequence ATGTCGCCTTTCGAGGCCGTTCTGGTTTTTCTGCGAGCACCGACTCTCGGCAAGGTGAAAACCCGGCTGGCAAAGCATCTGGGTGATCCGCTCGCCTTGCGCCTGTATCGGCGCTTCGTCACGGACACCCTTGAAACCGTAAATACACTAAAGCTTCCCGTACGAATCTGTTTTGATCCCCCCGGTGAAGAATCCGTTTTAAAGGCATGGCTGGGCGAAACTTACGAATACTGGCCCCAAAGCAACGGCCATTTAGGTCAAAAGATGGCCGCGGCATTTGAGCGGGCTTTTGACGCCGGGATGAAACGGGTTCTCTTGATCGGCACGGATATTCCGGACTTACCGGGCCGGTTTCTGTTGGAGGCGCTAAATGCGCTTTCATCCCGCGCCGCGGTGATCGGCCCGGCCGAGGACGGCGGGTACTATCTAATCGGCTTTTGCGCCACTGGCTATTTGCCGGCCATATTCGAAGCGCTTCCCTGGGGGTCCGGCGAAGTATTGGCAAAAACCCTAGCTATTTTTCAAAACCACCACAGAACCGTCCATATGCTGCCAACCTGGCGGGATATCGATGACGATGAGGATCTTATCGCTTTTCTTAAGCGAAATCATGTGAATAAAACTCCTGACACCCTTGGCGCTTGA
- a CDS encoding cytochrome c3 family protein, which produces MLKQIVFFFLVTMAWIPLAAPVGGVENKGAEEIVIPSGKRGDVPFPHRQHQDKLQDCNICHGLFPQIPGSINTLKAEGKLASKQIMNKQCVKCHREKRQAGEPSGPISCNTCHDQE; this is translated from the coding sequence GTGTTGAAGCAAATTGTGTTTTTTTTTCTGGTCACGATGGCTTGGATTCCTTTGGCCGCACCGGTGGGTGGCGTTGAAAACAAAGGCGCGGAAGAGATCGTAATCCCTTCCGGCAAACGCGGAGATGTCCCCTTTCCCCATCGTCAGCATCAGGACAAATTGCAGGACTGCAACATCTGTCATGGCCTTTTTCCCCAAATTCCGGGCAGCATCAACACGTTAAAGGCGGAAGGCAAACTTGCCAGCAAGCAAATCATGAATAAACAATGCGTCAAATGCCATCGGGAAAAGCGCCAGGCCGGAGAGCCTTCGGGGCCGATTTCTTGCAACACATGTCATGATCAGGAATAA
- a CDS encoding secondary thiamine-phosphate synthase enzyme YjbQ: MILEIKTRQQTELINITDKIGNKVRAAGIDKGLCMVYVPHTTAAVTINESADPCVAEDILMALNKIVPRTAPFQHLEGNSPAHVKASLVGASELIAIEGGALLLGTWQGIFFCEFDGPRTRQVYLNFIDSNITSGAN, from the coding sequence ATGATTCTTGAGATTAAGACCCGCCAACAAACCGAACTAATAAATATTACCGATAAAATAGGGAACAAGGTTCGCGCTGCTGGAATTGATAAGGGGTTGTGCATGGTCTATGTGCCGCACACGACGGCGGCGGTTACGATCAATGAAAGTGCCGACCCCTGTGTGGCTGAGGACATTCTGATGGCGCTCAACAAGATAGTTCCCCGGACAGCGCCTTTCCAACATCTGGAAGGCAATTCCCCCGCCCATGTAAAGGCGAGCCTGGTGGGCGCCAGCGAGCTGATCGCCATTGAGGGCGGCGCCTTGCTGTTGGGAACTTGGCAGGGTATCTTTTTCTGTGAGTTTGACGGTCCCCGAACCCGGCAAGTATATTTGAACTTTATCGACAGCAACATTACTTCGGGAGCAAATTAG
- a CDS encoding rhomboid family intramembrane serine protease: MPKLFSSPVAEQTNLIALILSSAAIPYTLAKADRMWEIWVQPAHMENAEEKIKAYFIENPEASLLPPTETTHPDTLLSGLWGAALLILFHVAITYHHAHESIVALFGANAARIVSGEIYRAVTALMIHSGEVHLIANVVGTMIFGTAVCMITGPGAGWLLILLSGVIGNLANAVFYQSNHVSVGASTAVFGAIGILSAIQLRRKSEHRHARGKAWLPLAAGLGLLGILGSSGERTDLMAHLFGLITGLFLGFGHAAFLARPLSTKVQFWCGVLSLTILSVAWLFKMLYNS; encoded by the coding sequence ATGCCCAAACTTTTTTCATCTCCTGTTGCTGAACAAACCAATTTGATCGCGCTGATTCTGTCTTCCGCAGCGATCCCCTACACATTGGCAAAAGCGGACCGCATGTGGGAAATTTGGGTTCAGCCCGCGCATATGGAAAATGCCGAAGAAAAAATTAAGGCGTATTTTATTGAAAACCCTGAAGCATCCCTTTTGCCGCCAACGGAAACGACCCATCCCGACACCTTGCTCTCGGGGCTCTGGGGAGCGGCGCTTTTAATCCTCTTTCATGTGGCCATCACCTACCACCATGCTCACGAGAGCATCGTTGCACTATTCGGTGCAAATGCAGCCCGAATCGTGAGCGGCGAGATTTACCGTGCCGTTACAGCGCTGATGATTCACTCGGGGGAAGTTCATCTCATCGCAAATGTGGTCGGCACAATGATCTTTGGTACGGCGGTCTGCATGATTACCGGACCCGGTGCGGGATGGTTGCTGATATTGCTGTCAGGCGTTATCGGCAATCTAGCCAATGCTGTTTTTTACCAAAGCAATCATGTCTCGGTCGGGGCCTCGACGGCTGTTTTTGGTGCCATCGGCATTTTATCGGCGATTCAGTTGCGACGTAAAAGCGAGCACCGCCATGCCCGCGGTAAGGCATGGCTGCCGTTGGCCGCGGGACTGGGCCTGTTGGGCATACTGGGAAGCAGTGGCGAGCGGACCGATCTCATGGCCCATTTGTTCGGATTAATCACCGGCCTCTTCCTCGGATTCGGTCACGCTGCTTTTCTCGCGCGCCCCCTATCGACAAAAGTCCAGTTCTGGTGCGGCGTTCTTTCGCTGACGATTCTATCTGTGGCCTGGTTATTCAAAATGCTGTATAATAGTTGA
- a CDS encoding ferredoxin, with product MKRPVVELSECILCGVCVDVCPEVFTLSDAGYITVAELTTYPVSQVDDAIKNCPADCIFWEQA from the coding sequence ATGAAGCGCCCGGTCGTGGAGTTAAGCGAGTGCATTTTATGCGGCGTTTGCGTGGATGTCTGCCCGGAAGTGTTTACCTTGAGCGACGCCGGATACATTACCGTGGCCGAGTTGACGACTTATCCGGTTTCTCAAGTGGATGATGCCATCAAAAACTGCCCGGCCGATTGTATTTTCTGGGAGCAGGCGTGA
- a CDS encoding glutaredoxin family protein, protein MTTPAVKLYSLSTCSHCKSAKKFLGDCTIKYEFVDVDLLEGDERKAILEDVKKFNPKCSFPTIIIGERVVVGFKENEIKEALGL, encoded by the coding sequence ATGACCACACCAGCTGTCAAGCTGTATTCTCTAAGCACTTGCAGCCACTGCAAATCAGCCAAAAAATTCCTCGGGGACTGCACGATTAAATATGAATTCGTGGATGTGGATCTTCTGGAAGGTGATGAGCGCAAAGCCATCCTTGAAGACGTCAAGAAATTCAACCCCAAGTGTTCGTTCCCCACCATTATTATCGGGGAAAGGGTCGTTGTCGGATTTAAGGAAAATGAAATCAAGGAGGCGCTCGGACTATAA
- a CDS encoding FprA family A-type flavoprotein: MKPIQIAEGIYDVGVIDWNIRDFHGYATQFGTSYNAFLIVDEKIALIDTVKKEFSDQLLDNIAQIIDPKKIDYMISNHTEMDHSGALDRIMHRIGEDKPLICSKMGAKNLARHFLQKWKFQPVASGDTLSLGKKTLTFLETRMIHWPDSMFTYLSEDKILFSSDGFGQHIATHDKFDDEIGDAVMSHAKKYFANILMLYGPLILKLLDQVKDLGLEINMICPDHGILWRKDPGKIIEAYGRWSRQEKTKKAVVVYDTMWHSTEEMAHAVSEGLHAEGITVVPMHLRKWHRSDVMTEVLDAGAVIVGSPTLNNNVFPTVMDMLTYMKGLQPKNKIGAAFGSYGWSGEAVKLINRELAAMDMQLADEGLRVQYIPGKDHLQQCYQLGRKIGKALAS; the protein is encoded by the coding sequence ATGAAACCGATTCAAATTGCAGAAGGCATATACGATGTCGGCGTGATCGACTGGAACATCAGGGACTTTCATGGATACGCCACCCAGTTTGGAACCAGCTATAACGCATTTCTCATCGTGGATGAAAAGATTGCACTAATCGATACCGTCAAAAAAGAATTCTCCGATCAGCTTTTGGACAACATCGCGCAGATCATTGATCCCAAAAAAATCGATTACATGATCAGCAACCACACGGAGATGGACCACTCGGGCGCACTGGACCGCATCATGCACCGCATCGGGGAAGACAAACCACTCATCTGCTCCAAAATGGGCGCCAAAAATTTGGCCAGACATTTTTTGCAAAAATGGAAGTTTCAGCCCGTTGCCAGCGGAGACACCTTGAGCCTGGGCAAAAAAACCCTGACCTTTCTGGAAACCCGGATGATCCACTGGCCGGACAGCATGTTCACTTATTTAAGTGAAGATAAGATCCTGTTTTCCAGCGACGGCTTCGGTCAACATATCGCCACGCACGACAAGTTCGATGATGAGATCGGGGATGCCGTCATGTCCCATGCCAAAAAATATTTCGCCAATATTTTAATGCTATACGGGCCATTGATTCTTAAGTTACTGGACCAGGTCAAAGACCTCGGCCTTGAAATCAATATGATCTGCCCGGACCACGGCATTCTCTGGCGCAAGGATCCGGGAAAAATCATCGAGGCCTACGGCCGCTGGAGCCGGCAGGAAAAAACGAAAAAAGCAGTGGTCGTTTATGATACCATGTGGCACAGCACCGAAGAAATGGCCCATGCCGTTTCCGAAGGGCTGCACGCCGAGGGCATCACGGTGGTTCCCATGCATTTACGCAAATGGCACCGCAGCGATGTGATGACCGAGGTGCTGGATGCGGGCGCGGTGATTGTCGGATCTCCGACCCTGAATAATAATGTGTTTCCGACCGTAATGGACATGCTTACCTATATGAAGGGGCTTCAGCCCAAAAACAAGATCGGTGCGGCATTCGGCTCCTACGGCTGGAGCGGCGAGGCCGTCAAGCTGATCAACCGGGAGCTTGCCGCCATGGACATGCAACTTGCGGACGAGGGCCTTCGCGTTCAATACATACCGGGAAAAGACCATTTGCAACAATGCTACCAATTGGGGCGAAAAATCGGCAAGGCGCTGGCATCATGA
- a CDS encoding flavodoxin domain-containing protein, whose translation MSKALVVCATRTGETQKIGELIAEGLRMAGMEAVVKNVNDIKTENDLKGYAALVLGSATYHGKMMQNMEKVLFLGEKAGLEGIVGGAFGAFGWSGEAPDRIFATMAHIFKMKMVNSALRLKSSSLGGGIGMAQNYGREIAAQVNQ comes from the coding sequence ATGAGCAAGGCATTGGTTGTATGCGCCACCAGAACTGGAGAAACGCAAAAAATCGGAGAACTCATTGCGGAGGGCCTGCGAATGGCGGGCATGGAAGCGGTCGTTAAAAATGTCAACGACATTAAAACGGAAAACGACCTGAAAGGCTATGCCGCGCTTGTTCTGGGGTCAGCCACCTACCACGGCAAAATGATGCAGAACATGGAAAAGGTGTTGTTCCTTGGAGAAAAGGCCGGGCTGGAAGGCATCGTCGGCGGCGCGTTCGGCGCGTTCGGATGGAGCGGGGAAGCCCCGGATCGAATCTTTGCGACAATGGCCCATATTTTTAAAATGAAAATGGTTAACAGCGCACTGCGCCTAAAATCATCATCCCTGGGCGGCGGTATCGGCATGGCTCAGAATTACGGGCGGGAAATTGCCGCACAGGTTAACCAATAA
- a CDS encoding rubredoxin, producing the protein MKKYVCSVCGYVYDPEIGDPDNGVQPGTSFDDLPDDWECPICGASKDDFEPEE; encoded by the coding sequence ATGAAAAAATATGTCTGCTCAGTCTGTGGCTATGTCTATGACCCCGAAATAGGAGATCCTGATAACGGCGTTCAACCCGGAACTTCATTTGACGATCTGCCGGACGACTGGGAATGCCCGATCTGCGGCGCTTCAAAAGATGATTTTGAGCCGGAAGAATAA
- the miaA gene encoding tRNA (adenosine(37)-N6)-dimethylallyltransferase MiaA, with amino-acid sequence MTHHTLFKQKIIIIVGPTAVGKTRTAIDLALTFSGEIINADAMQIYRRMNIGSAKPTFEETTQIPHHGIDIIDPDEPFDAARFEQSARHDIDALLQRGVLPFVVGGTGLYIRALLYGLCDAISASPELRANLQAEADQKGTAALYDRLSTVDPESAAKIHPNDKIRIIRALEVFLLTGTRLSRHHQAHQFKQSAFDFLKIGLHLDRETLYDRINRRTDAMISAGLEAEVRSLLASGYASSLNAMQSIGYRHVVDFLEGRLDWQEAVRTMKRDTRRYAKRQMTWFMKEPDICWKRPDEIAAMRDLIRAFIHQ; translated from the coding sequence ATGACCCATCACACGCTTTTTAAACAAAAAATTATTATTATTGTCGGCCCCACCGCAGTGGGGAAAACCAGAACCGCGATCGATCTTGCGTTAACATTCAGTGGAGAAATCATAAACGCCGACGCCATGCAGATTTACAGGCGAATGAATATCGGCTCGGCAAAACCGACGTTTGAAGAAACCACGCAAATTCCCCATCATGGCATCGATATCATTGATCCGGATGAACCCTTTGATGCAGCCCGGTTTGAACAATCGGCTCGGCATGATATTGATGCACTATTGCAACGCGGCGTTCTCCCCTTTGTGGTCGGCGGTACCGGTTTGTATATTCGCGCGTTGCTTTACGGGTTGTGTGACGCCATTTCCGCTTCTCCTGAGCTGCGGGCCAATCTGCAAGCCGAAGCCGATCAAAAAGGCACTGCGGCCTTGTACGATAGGCTCTCGACCGTGGACCCGGAATCTGCCGCAAAAATTCATCCAAACGACAAGATCAGAATCATCAGAGCCCTTGAGGTATTTCTTCTGACCGGCACCCGTTTGTCCCGCCATCACCAGGCGCATCAGTTCAAACAAAGCGCTTTTGACTTTCTGAAAATCGGCCTTCATTTGGATCGGGAAACGCTTTATGATCGAATCAACCGGCGAACGGATGCCATGATATCCGCCGGGTTGGAAGCAGAGGTTCGCTCCCTGCTGGCGTCGGGCTATGCTTCATCGCTCAATGCCATGCAGTCCATCGGTTATCGTCATGTGGTGGATTTTCTGGAAGGCAGGCTGGATTGGCAAGAAGCGGTCCGTACCATGAAACGGGACACCCGTCGTTACGCCAAACGCCAGATGACCTGGTTCATGAAGGAACCGGACATTTGCTGGAAAAGACCGGATGAAATAGCCGCCATGCGCGATTTGATTCGGGCGTTTATCCATCAATAG
- a CDS encoding ferredoxin-thioredoxin reductase catalytic domain-containing protein, which translates to MDATRLYETLKPIQEAKGYYFNKDKDRVFDLLAALLINKTRYGYMGCPCRLLSGDREQDKDIICPCIYRAPDVAEFGSCYCNLYVNEDWNAGNIPHEYVPERRPPEKMV; encoded by the coding sequence ATGGACGCAACCCGATTATATGAAACGTTAAAGCCGATTCAGGAGGCCAAGGGGTATTACTTTAATAAGGACAAGGACCGCGTTTTCGACCTGCTCGCGGCCCTGCTGATCAACAAAACGCGATACGGATATATGGGCTGCCCTTGCCGGCTCTTATCAGGAGACCGGGAACAAGACAAGGATATCATCTGCCCGTGCATTTACAGAGCACCGGATGTGGCCGAGTTCGGCAGCTGCTACTGCAACCTGTATGTCAATGAAGACTGGAATGCTGGAAATATTCCGCATGAATATGTACCGGAACGAAGACCGCCTGAAAAAATGGTTTAG
- a CDS encoding transcriptional repressor produces the protein MNFANRAGLRMTRQRKVILEELQHMMTHPSAEEVYDVVRKRLHRISLGTVYRNLEILSELGEITKLEFGGTIKRFDPNPEDHYHIRCSLCDKVVDAPMALLDHVEAHLSKKTEFKIIGHRLEFYGLCPECAAHMISPGLKKLEELKK, from the coding sequence ATGAATTTTGCTAACCGGGCCGGGCTCAGAATGACACGACAACGAAAAGTCATTCTCGAAGAGCTTCAACACATGATGACCCACCCCAGCGCAGAAGAGGTCTATGACGTGGTTCGTAAACGCCTTCACCGCATCAGTCTGGGAACCGTGTACCGGAATTTGGAAATTCTGTCTGAATTGGGAGAAATCACCAAACTTGAATTCGGCGGCACCATCAAGCGGTTCGACCCCAACCCCGAAGACCATTACCATATTCGTTGCAGTTTATGCGATAAGGTGGTGGACGCCCCCATGGCGCTGCTTGATCATGTTGAAGCGCATCTGAGCAAAAAAACCGAGTTTAAAATTATCGGCCATCGGCTCGAATTTTACGGTCTATGCCCGGAATGCGCCGCCCATATGATCTCTCCAGGGTTGAAGAAGCTGGAAGAGTTGAAAAAATAA
- a CDS encoding citrate/2-methylcitrate synthase, with amino-acid sequence MTTETSGIKNTGLRGVTVASTKISDVQGDAGKLIYRGYLVQALAENASFEEVAYLLLKEKLPTAKELAEFKAQLSSERFLPEAMITALRTIPANALPMDVLQAGISMLAAFDADTRNFSRDACVRMAVRLIAKVAVIVAAWHRIRNGKVPITALNELGHGANFMYMLTGEKPKPEVGRFMDKALVLHAEHSFNASTFAAREVASTRAHIYAATSAAVGSLSGELHGSANVRVMEMLLKIGDSSRVEAYVKQELEAGRKLMGLGHAVYKTDDPRSFILAPMAQKMGELAGETKWYDMAKRLEVAGKEAFRGKKGREIYVNVDFYSAPLYYAMGIPVDLFSSVFAVSRVAGWVSHVLEEQFADAAPKAMLYRPESEYIGNYCGPAECEFIPQAER; translated from the coding sequence ATGACGACAGAAACAAGTGGAATCAAAAATACCGGACTTAGGGGCGTTACGGTCGCCAGCACCAAGATCAGCGACGTTCAGGGGGATGCCGGAAAACTCATCTATAGAGGCTATTTGGTTCAGGCGTTGGCCGAGAACGCCTCCTTTGAAGAAGTCGCCTATTTGTTGCTGAAAGAGAAACTGCCTACCGCGAAAGAGCTGGCCGAGTTTAAAGCGCAGCTTTCTTCCGAGCGGTTTTTACCGGAGGCCATGATAACGGCACTTAGAACCATTCCGGCCAATGCCCTTCCCATGGACGTGCTTCAGGCCGGTATTTCCATGTTGGCGGCTTTTGATGCCGATACGCGGAATTTTTCCCGGGATGCCTGCGTCCGAATGGCCGTCCGACTGATTGCCAAGGTCGCCGTAATCGTGGCGGCATGGCATCGCATTCGAAACGGCAAGGTGCCGATAACGGCCTTGAATGAGCTGGGTCATGGCGCCAATTTCATGTATATGCTTACCGGTGAAAAGCCGAAACCTGAGGTGGGCCGTTTCATGGATAAAGCGCTCGTGCTGCATGCCGAACATTCCTTTAACGCCTCCACCTTTGCGGCCAGGGAGGTCGCCTCTACCCGCGCGCATATCTATGCAGCCACTTCCGCGGCGGTAGGCTCCCTGTCCGGCGAGCTGCACGGCAGCGCCAATGTTCGGGTCATGGAGATGCTGCTGAAAATAGGCGATTCGAGCCGGGTCGAGGCCTATGTCAAACAGGAACTTGAAGCCGGCCGAAAATTAATGGGCCTGGGACATGCGGTATACAAAACCGATGACCCCAGAAGTTTTATTCTGGCGCCCATGGCCCAAAAAATGGGAGAGCTGGCCGGTGAGACCAAATGGTACGATATGGCCAAACGGTTGGAAGTTGCCGGCAAGGAGGCCTTTAGAGGTAAAAAGGGGCGTGAAATCTATGTCAATGTCGATTTTTACAGCGCCCCGCTGTATTATGCCATGGGCATACCGGTGGATCTATTCTCCTCCGTATTCGCGGTATCACGGGTTGCCGGCTGGGTTTCCCACGTGTTGGAAGAGCAGTTTGCCGATGCGGCGCCTAAGGCCATGCTATACCGGCCGGAATCCGAATATATCGGCAACTACTGCGGTCCTGCGGAGTGCGAGTTTATCCCTCAGGCGGAGCGGTAG
- a CDS encoding rubrerythrin family protein, producing MASLKGTQTEKNLLTAFAGESQARNRYTYFASQAKKEGYVQISAIFEETAHQEKEHAKRLFKLLEGGEVAITAAFPAGVIGSTLENLLEAAAGENYEHSDMYPSFAKTAKAEGFSEIAAMLESIAVAEKYHEERYRKLAANIKAGSVFKKDKPVTWRCRNCGYTHEGATAPDECPACAHPQAHYELKDDNY from the coding sequence TTGGCCAGTTTAAAAGGAACGCAAACAGAGAAAAACCTCTTAACGGCATTTGCCGGGGAATCTCAAGCCAGAAATCGCTACACCTATTTTGCCAGCCAGGCAAAAAAAGAAGGATATGTTCAGATATCCGCTATTTTTGAGGAAACCGCCCATCAGGAAAAAGAGCACGCCAAACGGCTTTTCAAGCTTTTGGAAGGCGGCGAAGTCGCAATCACCGCCGCTTTTCCAGCCGGCGTCATCGGATCTACCCTGGAAAATCTTCTGGAAGCGGCAGCCGGGGAGAATTACGAACATTCGGACATGTATCCTTCCTTTGCCAAAACAGCCAAGGCAGAAGGATTTTCCGAGATAGCCGCGATGCTTGAATCCATCGCTGTAGCAGAAAAATACCATGAGGAACGTTATCGAAAACTGGCCGCCAACATCAAAGCGGGCAGCGTCTTCAAAAAAGACAAGCCGGTCACCTGGCGGTGCCGCAACTGCGGGTATACCCACGAAGGCGCCACGGCACCCGATGAGTGCCCGGCATGCGCGCACCCTCAGGCGCATTATGAATTAAAAGATGATAACTATTAA